ATAACTAAAAATACCGCTATCGTCATTAATACAGTGCAGAAAATTGCCACATGGGCGATTAACCAAGAAAGTGCGGTTAATTTTTCCATCCAATCATTATCCAAACGAACTTCTTGTACCCCTTTAATTTTAGTTAAATTGGTACGTAACTCATCACGTTTTTCTGAAACATTAAATTCACTTGTCGGTTTTACCATAACGACCGCAGGTAATGGATTATCATCTAAAATTTCTAATTCTTCGCCAAAGCCAGACCAGCTTTTAAATTCCTTTAAACTTTCTTGGCGAGAAACATAATTCAGTGATTCCACCCCTTCTTGTTGACGAATTTTCTCTACCACTAAATTCGCATCTTCTTCACTTAAATTCTTATGAAGATAAATCGTCAATTCACTTTCAGGATAAAATTGAGTGGTCGCTAAATGTAAATTTTTCCACATTAAATAGCTCACTGTTGGGATCGTCAGAGAAACAGCAATCACCAAAATCGTGAGCAGCGTGCCAAATTTACGTTGCCATAAATCCGCCCATACTGCACGCAAAGTATAGGCTGTTTGAACAAAAAAGGATGCATCCGTTGGTCGGCTCATGATTATTCCTTAATAACGTAAATAACCTTGTTCAAGCACAAGACAAGGTTTTGGTTTTTGTTGAATTAAATTAATGTCGTGAGTAGCAATTAACACGGTCATTCCGAGGCGATTAAATTCTTCAAATAAATTAAAAATGCCTAAAGAAAGTTCATCGTCTAAATTACCCGTTGGTTCATCTGCTAGTAAGAGCTGAGGTTTATGCACAATCGCACGCGCGATATCAACGCGTTGCTGCTCACCGCCAGAAATTTGTGGTGGCAAATAGTGTGCTTTATTACGCAATCCTACACGATCTAAAGATGCCATAGCACGTGTATGCGCATCTTTTGGATGCATACCTGCAATAATCAATGGCAATGCCACATTTTCCACCACCGTACGATCTGTTAATAAACGATAATCTTGGTGAACCATACCGATTTGGCGACGCAGAAATGGAATTTCATATTTTGACAAGCGAGTAATATCGTGTCCGTTAAACCAAATTTGACCCGCGTTGGCTTTTTCCATTCCCATAATAAGCTTGAGTAATGTACTTTTCCCTGCGCCTGAATGCCCAACTAAGTAAGTCATACTTCCCACTGGAAGATGAAAATTCAAGCCTTGTAACGCTGGCTGTGTTGCGCCATGATAGGCTTTAGAAACATTTGAGAACTTAATCACAATTTTTCCTTATTCTTTTTATTCTTCTTCATGAACGAATAGTGCCTCAATAAATTCTTTGGCATTAAACTCACGTAAATCTTCAATTTTCTCGCCTACACCGATATAGCAAATAGGCAACTTAAACTGATCGGCTATGGCAAAAATCACACCGCCTTTTGCCGTACCATCTAATTTTGTTAGAGAGATCCCTGTTAAACCGACAGCCTCATTAAATAATTTCGCTTGGCTAATGGCATTTTGTCCCGTTCCAGCATCCAGCGTAAGCATAATTTCATGTGGTGCAGTTTCGTCATATTTTTTCATAACACGAACGATTTTTTTCAGTTCGTCCATTAAGTTATTTTTATTTTGTAGACGACCCGCTGTATCCGCAATAAGAATATCAATATTGCGTGCAGCCGCTGATTGCATCGCATCAAAAATCACCGATGCAGAATCAGACCCAGTGCTTTGCGCAACAACTGGAATATGATTACGCTCGCCCCAAACTTTAAGCTGCTCAACAGCCGCAGCACGGAAAGTATCGCCTGCTGCGAGCATCACTGATTTTCCTTCAGCCTGAAATTTACGTGCGAGCTTACCAATTGTCGTCGTTTTACCCACGCCATTTACGCCCACCATTAAAATTACATAAGGTTTCTTCGTAGTATCAATCACAAGAGGCTGCGCCACTGGCTCAAGAATATCCGCCATTTCTACTTTTAATTGTTGATATAAAAGCTCAGCATCTTGTAATTCTTTTCGGCTTGCATGTTCAGTCAAATTTTTGATGATTTTACTTGTTGTCGGCACGCCAATATCCGCAATCAAAAGTTGTTCTTCTAATTCTTCAAACAACTCATCATCAATTTTCTTTCCTAAGAAAAAACTACGAAAACCCGCGCCAATATTTTGTTTAGTTTTCAGTAATCCCTTAACTAAACGACTAAAAAAGCCCCCTTCACTTGGCTTTTCTCGAGTTTCAATTTCAACAACAGGCTGAAGCTCATTTTTAATATCTTCAACAATTTCAGATTCAACCACGGTTTCTGTAATCGGAAAGTCATCTTCTAAATTTTTTAATTCGATGATGTCTTCGACTGGCTCAAGTGCGGTTGAAATTTCCTGTATTTTTTCTTCTTCAACGATTTCATTCGTTTCAATGCTTTCTACTAAAAACGGCTCAGAATCCACCGCACTTTCTACTGTCTCTAATTCATACAGCTCTTCAACTAAATCATGAGTTTCAGGTTTTTCAATAGACGGCTCAATATCTGTAATCTTTTCTTCTTCAA
This portion of the Haemophilus haemolyticus genome encodes:
- the ftsX gene encoding permease-like cell division protein FtsX, whose amino-acid sequence is MSRPTDASFFVQTAYTLRAVWADLWQRKFGTLLTILVIAVSLTIPTVSYLMWKNLHLATTQFYPESELTIYLHKNLSEEDANLVVEKIRQQEGVESLNYVSRQESLKEFKSWSGFGEELEILDDNPLPAVVMVKPTSEFNVSEKRDELRTNLTKIKGVQEVRLDNDWMEKLTALSWLIAHVAIFCTVLMTIAVFLVIGNSIRSDVYSSRSSIDVMKLLGATDQFILRPYLYTGMIYAVLGGLVAAIFSSFIINYFTSAVKYVTDIFAVQFSLNGLGVGEFVFLLVCCLIMGYVGAWIVAKRHITLLDNHH
- the ftsY gene encoding signal recognition particle-docking protein FtsY; translated protein: MAEENKKGGFWASLFGRNKKQDEPKIEPTIEEEKITDIEPSIEKPETHDLVEELYELETVESAVDSEPFLVESIETNEIVEEEKIQEISTALEPVEDIIELKNLEDDFPITETVVESEIVEDIKNELQPVVEIETREKPSEGGFFSRLVKGLLKTKQNIGAGFRSFFLGKKIDDELFEELEEQLLIADIGVPTTSKIIKNLTEHASRKELQDAELLYQQLKVEMADILEPVAQPLVIDTTKKPYVILMVGVNGVGKTTTIGKLARKFQAEGKSVMLAAGDTFRAAAVEQLKVWGERNHIPVVAQSTGSDSASVIFDAMQSAAARNIDILIADTAGRLQNKNNLMDELKKIVRVMKKYDETAPHEIMLTLDAGTGQNAISQAKLFNEAVGLTGISLTKLDGTAKGGVIFAIADQFKLPICYIGVGEKIEDLREFNAKEFIEALFVHEEE
- the ftsE gene encoding cell division ATP-binding protein FtsE; translation: MIKFSNVSKAYHGATQPALQGLNFHLPVGSMTYLVGHSGAGKSTLLKLIMGMEKANAGQIWFNGHDITRLSKYEIPFLRRQIGMVHQDYRLLTDRTVVENVALPLIIAGMHPKDAHTRAMASLDRVGLRNKAHYLPPQISGGEQQRVDIARAIVHKPQLLLADEPTGNLDDELSLGIFNLFEEFNRLGMTVLIATHDINLIQQKPKPCLVLEQGYLRY